A part of Crassostrea angulata isolate pt1a10 chromosome 5, ASM2561291v2, whole genome shotgun sequence genomic DNA contains:
- the LOC128185014 gene encoding perlucin-like protein yields the protein MNSMVLVYMLWAIFGLFLKNHAYKREMFYRRNEHHQNMLPENADVNLIGFSNASLAECSKHCLLGGANCLGVFHNKETQSCKLLYDNLVEGLVFQTRTDWNFFSVNPCQIGWTYYKENCYYLNQTGTTWESARSQCLTSSSHLAEIESIEENSWILGTLAPAQCFDSWVECVFWIGGNDLDNEGSFVWSSDNTALDFDNWSPVEPNSYTDYDDCIVVIYPGGAWADFGCTAKVPFLCKKAQSSL from the exons ATGAATAGTATGGTTTTAGTATACATGCTTTGGGCAATTTTTGGCTTGTTTCTGAAGAATCACGCTTATAAAAGAGAAATGTTCTACCGTAGGAACGAACATCACCAAAACATGCTGCCTGAAAACGCAGACGTAAATCTGATTGGATTTTCGAACGCGAGCCTTGCTGAATGTTCCAAGCACTGTCTTCTCGGTGGTGCAAATTGTCTAGGAGTTTTCCATAACAAAGAAACTCAATCCTGTAAACTTTTGTATGATAACTTGGTAGAAGGATTAGTCTTTCAGACGCGGACtgactggaattttttttcagttaatc CTTGTCAAATTGGATGGACTTACTATAAGGAGAATTGCTATTACTTGAATCAAACTGGGACAACTTGGGAAAGTGCAAGG TCTCAATGCCTTACCTCTTCGTCCCATCTTGCTGAAATTGAATCTATTGAAGAGAATTCCTGGATTCTCGGAACTCTTGCACCAG CTCAGTGTTTTGATAGTTGGGTCGAGTGTGTGTTTTGGATTGGTGGCAATGATCTGGATAACGAAGGGTCCTTTGTGTGGAGTAGCGACAATACAGCCCTGGATTTCGACAACTGGTCTCCAGTGGAGCCCAATAGTTACACTGACTACGATGATTGTATTGTGGTCATATACCCAGGGGGAGCATGGGCCGATTTTGGCTGTACTGCCAAAGTTCCATTTCTCTGCAAAAAAGCTCAATCCAGTTTATAA